The following coding sequences lie in one Niabella agricola genomic window:
- a CDS encoding aconitate hydratase, with product MAFDIDLIKKVYAEFEGKVAEARKLVNKPLTFTEKVLYAHLTAPAQRAYQRGVDYVDFAPDRVAMQDATAQMALLQFMQAGRDKVAVPSTVHCDHLIMAQTGAAQDLAVAKQDSSEVFDFLASVSNKYGIGFWKPGAGIIHQVVLENYAFPGGMMIGTDSHTVNAGGLGMIAIGVGGADACDVMSGLPWELKMPKLIGVKLTGKLNGWAAPKDVILKVAGILTVKGGTGCIVEYFGEGAQALSCTGKGTICNMGAEIGATTSTFAYDDSMSRYLKATGRADVAAAADAIKDQLTADPEVYANPEQYFDQVIEINLDELEPHLNGPFTPDLATPISKMKEAAAANDWPTKVEVGLIGSCTNSSYEDISRAVSLAKQVNEKGLKTKAEFTITPGSEQVRYTIERDGFLDTFASIGATVFANACGPCIGMWNRLGADKQEKNTIVHSFNRNFAKRADGNPNTYAFVASPELVTALAIAGDLTFNPITDTLVNEKGETVKLDPPSGEELPAKGFAVDDPGYQAPAADGSGVEVKVAPDSKRLQLLDPFPEWEGTDLKGLRLLIKAKGKCTTDHISMAGPWLKFRGHLDNISNNLLIGAVNYFNDKTDNVKNQLTGEYGPVPATQRAYKANNIGTLIVGDENYGEGSSREHAAMEPRHLGARAVLVKSFARIHETNLKKQGMLALTFANKDDYEKIQEDDTIDIIGLTEFAPNTPLSLVLHHKDGTSEAITVNHSYNAQQIEWFKAGAALNIIRREFAAKQNK from the coding sequence ATGGCATTTGATATTGACCTGATAAAGAAGGTTTACGCCGAATTTGAAGGGAAGGTAGCTGAGGCGCGTAAACTCGTGAACAAGCCTTTAACCTTTACCGAAAAAGTACTGTATGCACACCTGACCGCACCTGCTCAAAGGGCTTACCAGCGGGGAGTGGATTATGTGGATTTTGCTCCGGACAGGGTGGCCATGCAAGATGCAACCGCGCAAATGGCGCTGCTGCAGTTTATGCAGGCTGGTCGTGATAAAGTGGCGGTTCCCTCCACAGTACATTGCGATCACCTGATTATGGCACAAACAGGTGCGGCCCAGGATCTGGCAGTGGCTAAACAAGACAGTAGTGAAGTGTTTGATTTCCTGGCTTCGGTTTCCAATAAATACGGGATCGGGTTCTGGAAACCAGGTGCCGGTATCATTCACCAGGTAGTATTGGAAAATTATGCGTTCCCGGGCGGGATGATGATCGGAACAGATAGCCATACGGTAAATGCCGGAGGATTGGGAATGATTGCGATTGGTGTAGGCGGAGCTGATGCCTGTGATGTAATGTCGGGCCTTCCCTGGGAATTAAAAATGCCCAAACTGATCGGCGTAAAACTCACCGGGAAATTAAACGGGTGGGCGGCGCCAAAGGATGTGATTCTGAAAGTAGCCGGGATCCTGACCGTAAAGGGTGGTACCGGTTGTATCGTGGAATATTTTGGTGAGGGTGCACAGGCGCTGAGCTGTACAGGAAAGGGGACCATTTGTAATATGGGCGCTGAAATCGGTGCTACAACCTCTACTTTCGCATATGACGACAGCATGAGCCGTTATCTGAAAGCTACCGGGCGTGCAGATGTAGCTGCTGCTGCGGATGCCATCAAAGATCAGCTGACTGCCGATCCGGAGGTTTATGCCAATCCGGAACAGTATTTCGACCAGGTGATTGAGATTAACCTGGATGAACTGGAACCGCATCTGAACGGGCCCTTTACCCCGGACCTGGCTACCCCGATTTCAAAAATGAAGGAAGCCGCAGCCGCAAACGACTGGCCGACAAAAGTAGAAGTAGGATTGATCGGAAGCTGTACAAACTCTTCTTATGAAGATATCAGCCGTGCCGTATCGCTGGCAAAACAGGTGAATGAAAAAGGGTTAAAGACAAAAGCGGAATTCACCATTACGCCGGGTTCCGAGCAGGTACGCTATACCATCGAGCGGGATGGTTTCCTGGATACATTCGCCAGTATCGGCGCTACCGTATTTGCAAATGCCTGCGGTCCTTGCATTGGTATGTGGAACCGTTTGGGTGCTGACAAACAGGAAAAGAATACCATCGTGCATTCCTTCAACCGGAACTTTGCCAAACGGGCAGATGGTAACCCCAATACCTATGCATTTGTGGCGTCCCCTGAGCTGGTAACAGCATTGGCTATTGCCGGAGATCTTACATTTAACCCCATTACAGACACTCTTGTAAATGAAAAAGGGGAGACCGTAAAACTGGATCCCCCGAGCGGAGAAGAATTGCCGGCTAAAGGATTTGCTGTAGATGATCCGGGTTACCAGGCACCTGCTGCAGATGGTTCCGGTGTTGAGGTAAAAGTGGCACCGGATAGCAAACGCCTCCAGCTGCTGGACCCATTTCCTGAATGGGAAGGCACCGATCTGAAAGGGCTGAGACTGCTGATTAAGGCAAAAGGTAAATGTACTACCGACCATATTTCCATGGCGGGCCCCTGGTTGAAATTCCGCGGTCACCTGGATAATATTTCCAACAACCTCTTGATCGGGGCGGTGAATTACTTTAATGATAAAACCGATAACGTAAAGAATCAGTTGACCGGCGAATACGGCCCCGTACCAGCCACGCAACGGGCTTATAAAGCAAACAATATCGGCACCCTGATCGTAGGCGATGAGAACTACGGAGAAGGCAGCAGTCGCGAACATGCGGCTATGGAGCCCCGCCACCTGGGAGCTCGCGCTGTATTGGTAAAATCTTTTGCGCGGATCCATGAAACCAACCTGAAAAAACAAGGTATGCTGGCGCTCACTTTTGCCAATAAAGATGATTATGAAAAGATCCAGGAGGACGATACGATCGATATCATCGGGCTTACGGAGTTTGCTCCCAATACGCCGTTATCCCTCGTATTGCATCATAAAGATGGCACTTCTGAAGCCATTACCGTAAATCATTCTTATAATGCCCAGCAAATCGAATGGTTTAAAGCCGGCGCAGCGCTGAATATCATCCGGAGGGAATTTGCTGCAAAACAAAATAAATAA
- a CDS encoding PspC domain-containing protein: protein MNRLKSFVEWNAFGVCSSIGNRMNISPSRIRQYFIYTSVLTMGSPILIYMILAFFKNVKNYIHSSKRNPWYYL from the coding sequence ATGAACCGTCTGAAAAGTTTTGTTGAATGGAACGCATTTGGCGTTTGTTCTTCCATCGGGAACCGGATGAATATTTCTCCCAGCCGTATCCGGCAATACTTTATTTATACTTCTGTTTTGACGATGGGTTCACCGATCCTGATCTATATGATCCTGGCGTTCTTCAAGAATGTCAAAAATTATATTCATTCTTCGAAAAGAAATCCCTGGTATTATTTGTAG
- a CDS encoding sensor histidine kinase codes for MALNAKQLLLKYVNLVWNRIVNVGILPAMPYVESRRTKLLNLLALPCIPFMFCYAVVNFTQERYVLAGLNLANALSAVMVFIMHRWRMYLGARFVLIGVNLLIYTFSGLYFHNGAQYFLLNILIVAILTNDNRRVIVGLSLLIIAAHLLIQFFPQPPVFGPPVPRERVWSNVTTALFFVVLALFFFKSIQSDYEHEIDGQRQALAAMNRDKERLFSVVAHDIRSPIATLDALLEQFRNGLLNGEEMEAATMLLHERVSQLSGTLDNLLRWSARGMQGVQIAPGNFPLLPLVGEVARFFDPVLQQKKIQATIRVAAEITLYADRDQISVVLRNLLSNAVKFSFSGAAVEIAAAAQDNQVVITIADHGMGIDGERLKKMFYSPQDPAYGTVGERGTGVGLLLCSEFVRQNKGRIEVESAPGEGTCFTVWLPKGSMIQADG; via the coding sequence ATGGCCCTGAATGCGAAACAATTATTGCTGAAGTATGTAAACCTGGTTTGGAATCGTATCGTTAATGTTGGCATTTTGCCGGCTATGCCCTATGTAGAGTCCCGGCGAACCAAATTGTTAAATCTGCTGGCACTGCCCTGTATTCCTTTTATGTTTTGCTATGCAGTGGTCAATTTTACCCAGGAGCGTTATGTGCTGGCCGGACTTAACCTGGCAAATGCCCTGTCGGCCGTAATGGTGTTTATCATGCACCGTTGGCGTATGTACCTGGGTGCAAGGTTTGTGCTGATTGGCGTTAATCTGCTGATTTATACATTCAGTGGTCTGTATTTTCACAATGGAGCCCAGTATTTTTTACTCAATATTCTCATTGTTGCCATTTTAACAAACGATAACCGGCGGGTAATCGTAGGACTAAGCCTGCTGATTATAGCGGCGCACCTGTTGATCCAGTTTTTCCCCCAACCTCCTGTTTTTGGTCCTCCGGTTCCCAGGGAGCGCGTTTGGAGCAATGTGACTACGGCCTTATTTTTTGTAGTGCTGGCCCTGTTCTTTTTTAAATCTATACAGTCCGATTATGAACACGAAATTGACGGACAGCGGCAGGCCCTGGCCGCAATGAACCGGGATAAGGAGCGGCTGTTTTCCGTAGTGGCGCATGATATACGCAGTCCGATTGCCACCCTGGACGCATTGCTGGAGCAGTTCCGGAACGGTTTGCTTAACGGAGAGGAGATGGAAGCAGCTACCATGTTGCTGCATGAACGGGTTTCCCAGTTAAGCGGCACATTGGATAATTTGCTGCGCTGGAGTGCCCGGGGAATGCAGGGTGTACAAATCGCTCCCGGAAATTTCCCGTTGTTACCGCTGGTAGGAGAAGTAGCGCGTTTCTTTGACCCGGTTCTGCAACAAAAAAAAATCCAAGCAACAATCCGGGTTGCTGCGGAAATAACTTTATACGCCGACCGGGATCAGATCTCCGTGGTGTTGCGCAATCTGCTGAGCAATGCAGTTAAATTCAGCTTTTCCGGTGCAGCAGTAGAAATTGCAGCTGCAGCGCAGGACAACCAGGTGGTTATTACTATCGCCGATCATGGTATGGGGATAGACGGAGAGCGGCTAAAAAAAATGTTCTATAGCCCTCAGGATCCGGCCTATGGCACTGTTGGGGAACGGGGCACAGGGGTAGGGCTGCTGCTTTGCAGCGAATTTGTGCGCCAGAATAAAGGGCGGATAGAGGTGGAAAGTGCTCCCGGAGAAGGAACCTGCTTTACGGTATGGCTGCCTAAAGGAAGCATGATACAAGCGGACGGGTGA
- a CDS encoding RNA polymerase sigma factor, producing the protein MDQTVEIARDEQVELCKKGDNSAYFSIYERYAKPMLNSSMRILNNIADAEDMVQEAFIDAFSNLESFTYKSSFEAWLRRIVINKSISLLRKRKITWTDIDLSGAAATDEPERTNEEQFEFDIERVKAAIRTLPENYRVIFNLFVIDELKQDEIAALLNISHNNVRTIYHRAKKKVLDILNANDHG; encoded by the coding sequence TTGGACCAAACTGTAGAAATAGCGAGAGATGAGCAGGTTGAACTTTGCAAAAAGGGAGACAACAGTGCCTATTTCAGCATCTACGAACGGTATGCCAAACCCATGTTAAACAGCAGTATGCGGATCCTGAATAATATTGCAGATGCTGAGGACATGGTACAGGAAGCGTTTATTGATGCGTTCAGCAACCTGGAGTCTTTTACTTACAAGAGCTCATTTGAGGCCTGGTTGCGGCGAATTGTTATTAACAAATCCATCAGCCTGCTCCGGAAACGGAAGATCACCTGGACCGACATTGATCTTTCAGGAGCAGCAGCTACCGACGAACCGGAGAGAACAAATGAGGAGCAATTTGAATTTGATATAGAAAGGGTAAAAGCAGCAATCCGTACGCTCCCCGAAAATTATAGGGTCATTTTTAATTTGTTTGTTATCGATGAGCTGAAGCAGGATGAAATTGCTGCTCTTCTTAATATTTCTCATAATAATGTCCGGACGATTTACCATCGTGCAAAGAAAAAAGTGCTGGACATATTAAATGCGAATGATCATGGATAA
- a CDS encoding anti-sigma factor, producing the protein MDNRLEDFIQKNKKAFDDQEPSAALWKRLEKKIHEREHQPALAGGSTDSKLVKVNWWKWAAAAMILITAGVLSKPYWKPATSGPTPGSYAYNDSGSRHNDDPRSGSENTANDSAGSYEDRQARHPGSNDLPKDTPYQADQKAGNEVKEELFHYARLIEIKQKEIATLKNNYPELFEQFSKDLTTLDNSFAALKHKYDEGLNSEQLLSAMIENLKLQTELLNRQLEITKKLKQQKNEPTYKNI; encoded by the coding sequence ATGGATAATCGGTTAGAAGATTTTATTCAAAAGAACAAAAAGGCCTTTGACGACCAGGAGCCCTCTGCGGCTCTCTGGAAGCGTCTGGAAAAAAAAATACATGAACGGGAGCATCAACCGGCGCTGGCCGGGGGATCCACCGATTCCAAATTGGTTAAAGTCAACTGGTGGAAATGGGCCGCCGCAGCCATGATTTTGATTACCGCCGGCGTTCTAAGCAAACCCTACTGGAAGCCTGCTACTTCCGGCCCAACACCCGGATCCTATGCCTACAATGACTCCGGAAGCCGTCATAACGATGATCCCAGAAGCGGCAGCGAAAATACTGCCAATGACAGCGCAGGTTCATATGAAGATAGACAGGCACGCCATCCCGGCAGTAATGACTTGCCGAAGGATACGCCATACCAGGCAGATCAAAAGGCTGGTAACGAAGTAAAGGAAGAGCTTTTTCACTATGCCCGGCTGATAGAAATTAAACAAAAAGAAATTGCCACGTTAAAAAACAACTACCCTGAATTATTTGAACAGTTTTCAAAAGATCTTACCACACTCGACAATTCTTTTGCGGCATTGAAGCATAAGTATGATGAAGGTTTAAACAGCGAACAGTTGCTTAGTGCGATGATTGAGAACCTGAAGTTGCAAACAGAATTGCTGAACCGCCAACTGGAGATCACCAAGAAACTTAAACAACAAAAAAATGAACCCACTTATAAAAATATTTAG
- a CDS encoding DUF4097 domain-containing protein: MNPLIKIFSLFFLLLAVYSNARAASNHPAIAGWDAEKRKSFSKSYPLTDRSRVSIKNSFGNVNVSNWNKNEVKVDVTITVKATNEEIATALLDAITIKESAGTNISFETSIESKNNNRRGKSSSMQIDYTVYLPSATNLKVVNSFGNTHVPDRTGNTELSQSYGNLTTGSLANTDRLSVEFGKLMAKELENTKVFVKFSQVDINRLSGNFDGNFQFCTKPSIGLTPTVQHVKIETKYSDLTLILPKTFDAQVDIVTNFGRLTNNSDLKLTDRDGGGLTETRYTNPSSRANRRISIRSEFGKIQLK; this comes from the coding sequence ATGAACCCACTTATAAAAATATTTAGCCTGTTTTTCTTGCTTTTGGCGGTTTACAGCAATGCCCGGGCAGCAAGCAACCATCCGGCTATTGCCGGATGGGACGCGGAAAAAAGAAAATCCTTTTCAAAATCGTACCCGTTAACAGACCGTTCGAGGGTTTCTATTAAAAATTCGTTCGGCAATGTAAACGTGTCCAACTGGAACAAAAACGAGGTAAAGGTAGATGTAACCATCACCGTAAAGGCGACGAACGAAGAAATCGCAACGGCTCTCCTGGATGCGATCACCATTAAAGAAAGTGCCGGCACCAATATTTCTTTTGAAACCAGTATCGAATCCAAAAATAACAACAGGCGTGGAAAAAGCTCATCGATGCAGATTGACTATACCGTTTACCTGCCCTCAGCAACCAACCTGAAGGTTGTTAATTCGTTTGGAAATACGCATGTCCCCGACCGTACCGGCAATACTGAACTTTCCCAGTCCTATGGGAACCTGACCACGGGTAGCCTGGCCAATACAGACCGGTTGTCTGTTGAATTTGGAAAACTGATGGCTAAGGAACTGGAAAATACAAAGGTATTTGTAAAGTTCTCGCAGGTAGATATCAACCGGTTATCGGGCAATTTTGATGGTAATTTCCAGTTCTGTACCAAGCCTTCCATTGGGCTTACGCCTACAGTGCAGCATGTGAAAATTGAAACCAAATATTCAGATCTTACCCTTATCCTGCCGAAAACCTTTGATGCACAGGTTGACATTGTTACAAATTTTGGCCGCTTAACCAATAACAGCGATTTGAAGCTGACCGACAGGGATGGCGGAGGGCTAACAGAAACCCGGTATACAAATCCGTCTTCCCGGGCTAACCGCAGGATTTCTATCAGGAGTGAATTCGGCAAGATCCAGCTTAAATAG
- a CDS encoding response regulator, whose protein sequence is MPIRVFIYDDNIARRDSLKNLIQLTDDLEYVGEAENCKDAVADMDNTQPDVVLMDINMPEVNGLEGLKTIKTTRPGIKVLMQTVFDDSEKIFTSIRNGASGYVLKNDSSQKLLQAIHDVHEGGAVMNPGIALKVLDYFKPPVVASSLSEREAEVLQLLADGLSYKMIAEKLQITFNTVGTYTRRIYEKLHVASLGEAISFYYKHLK, encoded by the coding sequence ATGCCGATCAGGGTTTTTATATATGATGACAATATAGCCAGGAGAGACAGTCTCAAGAACCTGATTCAACTGACAGACGATCTGGAGTATGTTGGTGAGGCAGAGAATTGTAAAGATGCCGTTGCGGACATGGACAACACCCAGCCTGATGTAGTACTGATGGACATCAATATGCCAGAGGTAAATGGACTTGAGGGCTTAAAAACAATCAAAACTACACGCCCAGGGATCAAAGTACTGATGCAGACGGTCTTTGACGACAGTGAGAAGATTTTTACCAGTATCCGCAATGGCGCCAGCGGGTATGTATTGAAAAACGATTCTTCTCAAAAATTACTGCAGGCCATCCATGATGTTCATGAAGGCGGTGCAGTAATGAACCCTGGCATTGCGTTAAAGGTGCTGGATTATTTTAAACCGCCGGTGGTTGCTTCCTCACTAAGCGAACGGGAAGCAGAGGTATTGCAGCTGCTGGCAGACGGGCTGAGCTATAAGATGATTGCAGAAAAGCTGCAGATCACGTTTAACACCGTTGGAACCTATACCAGAAGAATTTACGAAAAACTGCACGTAGCTTCATTGGGAGAAGCAATATCATTTTACTATAAACATCTTAAATAA